A single genomic interval of Streptomyces graminofaciens harbors:
- a CDS encoding lysylphosphatidylglycerol synthase transmembrane domain-containing protein codes for MTATRLPEERATRPQEQRAGRRLPVRQVLCLLPLALVAIVAVRHRSVLVEGFAHLATAEWPWLLAAVCATCLTWVAAACTRQGALVERLPARRLLATQFAAGAANHLLPTGLGASAVNLRFMAVCGVPLARSSAALALYLLAESVARVGLLLALLLAFPEALRLGPLLPDGSAGPLLAAVAAAVCAAVAVVLLVRRLREAVFGFVRTALSEARSVHARPARILALWGGSLAFPLLQATGLATVGLSLGLDVPVTHMVVAYLAATVAVALVPTPGGLGSVDAALVVALVAAGGPAAVATAVVLAYRIITVWLPLLPGALTLGALVRLKVI; via the coding sequence GTGACAGCGACACGACTCCCCGAGGAGCGGGCGACGCGCCCCCAGGAGCAGCGGGCCGGCAGGCGTCTCCCGGTCCGCCAGGTCCTGTGTCTGCTCCCCCTCGCGCTGGTCGCGATCGTCGCCGTAAGGCATCGCTCGGTGCTCGTCGAGGGCTTCGCGCATCTGGCGACCGCCGAGTGGCCCTGGCTGCTGGCGGCGGTCTGCGCGACCTGTCTGACCTGGGTCGCGGCGGCCTGCACCCGGCAGGGCGCGCTGGTCGAACGGCTGCCCGCGCGGCGGCTGCTGGCCACACAGTTCGCGGCGGGCGCGGCGAACCATCTGCTGCCCACGGGGCTGGGCGCGAGCGCGGTGAACCTGCGCTTCATGGCGGTCTGCGGGGTGCCGCTCGCCCGTTCCTCGGCGGCGCTCGCCCTCTATCTGCTCGCGGAGTCGGTCGCCCGGGTGGGGCTGCTGCTGGCCCTGCTCCTCGCCTTCCCCGAAGCCCTGCGCCTCGGCCCGCTCCTCCCCGACGGTTCGGCGGGCCCGCTGCTGGCCGCCGTCGCCGCCGCGGTCTGCGCCGCCGTGGCCGTCGTCCTGCTCGTACGGCGGCTGCGCGAGGCCGTGTTCGGCTTTGTGCGCACGGCGTTGAGCGAGGCCCGTTCGGTGCACGCGCGGCCGGCCCGGATCCTCGCGCTCTGGGGCGGTTCGCTGGCCTTCCCGCTGCTCCAGGCGACCGGACTGGCCACCGTGGGGCTGTCGTTGGGCCTCGACGTGCCGGTGACGCACATGGTCGTCGCCTATCTCGCGGCCACGGTCGCGGTGGCCCTGGTGCCGACCCCGGGCGGCCTCGGATCGGTGGACGCGGCGCTCGTGGTGGCCCTCGTCGCGGCCGGCGGCCCGGCGGCCGTGGCGACGGCGGTGGTGCTCGCGTACCGCATCATCACGGTCTGGCTGCCGCTGCTGCCGGGGGCGTTGACACTGGGGGCGCTGGTACGGCTGAAGGTGATCTGA
- a CDS encoding mechanosensitive ion channel family protein: protein MTRTLTLDDYVLAGVFLAGGLLAGFLLRMLMRWLGRHATKTRWGGDDVIVDALRTLVPWAAIAGGAAASAAVLPLTRTVQRHVNQSLTVLLILVATITAARVIAGLVRTVTQSRAGVAGSVTIFVNITRVAVLAIGCLIILQTLGIPIAPLVTALGVGGLAVALALQDTLANLFAGIHILASKTVQPGDYIKLSSGEEGYVVDINWRQTTIKSLSNNLVIIPNGQLAGTNMTNFNQPEQDMTLLVQVGVGYDSDLEHVERVTNEVIAETMKEVEGAVPDHEPAVRFHTFGDSRIGMTVILGVGEFSDQYRIKHEFIKRLHKRYRAEGISVPVPRRAITVQPGGLVEIPHQREASVEVAP, encoded by the coding sequence ATGACACGGACCCTCACCCTCGACGACTACGTACTGGCCGGAGTCTTCCTGGCCGGCGGCCTGTTGGCCGGATTCCTGCTGCGGATGCTGATGCGCTGGCTCGGCAGGCACGCGACGAAGACCCGCTGGGGCGGTGACGACGTCATCGTCGACGCGCTGCGCACGCTGGTGCCGTGGGCGGCGATCGCCGGCGGCGCGGCGGCCTCGGCGGCGGTGCTGCCGCTGACCAGGACCGTGCAGCGGCATGTGAACCAGTCGCTGACCGTGCTGCTCATCCTCGTCGCCACGATCACGGCGGCCAGGGTGATCGCCGGGCTGGTGCGCACGGTCACCCAGTCCCGGGCCGGGGTCGCCGGCTCGGTCACGATCTTCGTGAACATCACCCGGGTCGCGGTCCTCGCGATCGGCTGTCTGATCATCCTCCAGACGCTGGGCATCCCGATCGCCCCGCTGGTCACCGCTCTGGGCGTCGGCGGTCTCGCGGTGGCCCTGGCCCTTCAGGACACGCTCGCCAACCTCTTCGCGGGCATCCACATCCTCGCCTCCAAGACGGTCCAGCCGGGCGACTACATCAAGCTGAGCAGCGGCGAGGAGGGCTATGTCGTCGACATCAACTGGCGGCAGACCACCATCAAGTCGCTCTCCAACAACCTGGTGATCATCCCCAACGGGCAGCTCGCCGGCACGAACATGACCAACTTCAACCAGCCCGAGCAGGACATGACCCTGCTCGTGCAGGTGGGTGTGGGCTACGACAGCGATCTGGAGCATGTCGAGCGGGTCACCAACGAGGTGATCGCCGAGACGATGAAGGAGGTCGAGGGCGCCGTCCCCGACCATGAGCCCGCCGTGCGGTTCCACACGTTCGGCGACTCGCGCATCGGGATGACCGTGATCCTCGGTGTCGGCGAGTTCAGTGACCAGTACCGGATCAAGCACGAGTTCATCAAGCGGCTGCACAAGCGGTACCGGGCCGAGGGGATCAGCGTGCCGGTGCCCCGGCGGGCGATCACGGTGCAGCCGGGCGGGCTGGTGGAGATCCCCCACCAGCGGGAGGCGTCGGTCGAGGTCGCGCCGTAG
- a CDS encoding MarR family winged helix-turn-helix transcriptional regulator, with translation MSPAGTAPAQGAPDHTLLLDDQLCFALYAASRAVTARYRPLLDELGLTYPQYLVMLVLWEQDSISVRDLGTALQLESSTLSPLLKRLEAGGLLRRERRTDDERSIAIRLTEAGEQLRERARTVPVDIGTAMGLTPEQHTLAKQLLRLLTANVGQG, from the coding sequence GTGAGCCCGGCCGGGACGGCCCCGGCGCAGGGGGCACCGGACCACACCCTGCTCCTGGACGACCAGCTCTGTTTCGCGCTGTACGCTGCCTCGCGCGCGGTCACGGCCCGGTACCGGCCGCTCCTCGACGAGCTGGGCCTGACCTACCCGCAGTACCTGGTCATGCTCGTCCTGTGGGAGCAGGACTCGATCTCCGTGCGCGATCTGGGAACCGCGCTGCAGCTCGAGTCCAGCACCCTCTCCCCGCTGCTGAAGCGGCTGGAGGCGGGCGGCCTGCTGCGCCGGGAGCGCCGCACGGACGACGAGCGCTCCATCGCCATCCGCCTGACCGAAGCCGGGGAGCAGCTCAGGGAACGGGCCCGCACCGTCCCCGTGGACATCGGCACGGCCATGGGCCTGACGCCCGAACAGCACACCCTGGCCAAGCAGTTGCTCCGATTGTTGACGGCGAACGTCGGCCAGGGCTGA
- a CDS encoding NADP-dependent isocitrate dehydrogenase, translating into MTDSTIIYTHTDEAPALATHSFLPVIKAYASQAGVSVETRDISLAGRIIAVFPEYLEEGQRIPDALSELGELAKTPAANIIKLPNISASIPQLKAAVAELQSQGYALPDYPDDPKSDEEREIRARYDKIKGSAVNPVLREGNSDRRAPASVKNYAKTHPHRMGAWTAESKTNVATMGQDDFRSTEKSAVIAEDGALKIELVGDDGTTTVLRESVPVLAGEVVDASVMRVGPLREFLTAQVARAKAEGVLFSVHLKATMMKVSDPIVFGHVVRAFFPKTFAKYGETLAAAGLSPNDGLGGIYKGLEALPEGAEIKASFDAELAEGPALAMVDSDKGITNLHVPSDVIVDASMPAMIRTSGHMWGPDGQEADTLAVLPDSSYAGVYQVAIDDCRANGAYDPSTMGSVPNVGLMAQKAEEYGSHDKTFEIATTGTVRLVDQAGDVVIEQTVSAGDIFRACQTKDAPIRDWVKLAVTRARATGDPAVFWLDETRAHDANLIAKVNAYLPEHDTEGLDIRILAPVEATKLSVERIRRGENTISVTGNVLRDYLTDLFPILELGTSAKMLSVVPLMAGGGLFETGAGGSAPKHVQQLVKEDYLRWDSLGEFFALVPSLEQYAEATGNTRAKVLADTLDRATATFLNEDKSPSRRVGGIDNRGSHFYLSLYWAQELAAQTDDADLAKAFAPLAETLTANEQTIVDELIAVQGKPADIGGYYQPDPAKAAAVMRPSATWNEALANFA; encoded by the coding sequence GTGACTGACTCGACCATCATCTACACGCACACTGACGAGGCGCCCGCCCTGGCGACCCACTCGTTCCTGCCCGTGATCAAGGCGTACGCCTCGCAGGCCGGTGTCTCCGTCGAGACCCGTGACATCTCCCTGGCCGGGCGCATCATCGCCGTCTTCCCGGAGTACCTGGAGGAGGGCCAGCGCATCCCCGACGCCCTCTCCGAGCTGGGCGAGCTGGCCAAGACGCCCGCGGCGAACATCATCAAGCTGCCGAACATCTCGGCGTCGATCCCGCAGCTCAAGGCCGCGGTCGCCGAGCTGCAGAGCCAGGGCTACGCGCTGCCGGACTACCCGGACGACCCGAAGTCCGACGAGGAGCGCGAGATCCGCGCCCGCTACGACAAGATCAAGGGTTCCGCCGTGAACCCGGTCCTGCGTGAGGGCAACTCCGACCGCCGCGCCCCCGCCTCGGTGAAGAACTACGCCAAGACCCACCCGCACCGCATGGGCGCCTGGACCGCCGAGTCCAAGACCAACGTGGCGACCATGGGCCAGGACGACTTCCGCTCCACCGAGAAGTCCGCCGTCATCGCCGAGGACGGCGCGCTCAAGATCGAGCTCGTCGGTGACGACGGCACGACCACCGTGCTGCGCGAGTCCGTACCCGTCCTCGCCGGCGAGGTCGTCGACGCCTCCGTGATGCGCGTCGGCCCGCTGCGCGAGTTCCTGACCGCGCAGGTCGCCAGGGCCAAGGCGGAGGGCGTGCTGTTCTCCGTGCACCTGAAGGCCACGATGATGAAGGTCTCGGACCCGATCGTCTTCGGCCACGTCGTGCGCGCCTTCTTCCCGAAGACGTTCGCGAAGTACGGCGAGACGCTGGCCGCGGCCGGTCTCTCCCCGAACGACGGTCTGGGCGGCATCTACAAGGGCCTGGAGGCCCTGCCGGAGGGCGCCGAGATCAAGGCCTCCTTCGACGCCGAGCTCGCCGAGGGCCCGGCGCTGGCGATGGTCGACTCCGACAAGGGCATCACCAACCTGCACGTGCCGTCCGACGTCATCGTCGACGCCTCGATGCCGGCCATGATCCGCACCTCCGGCCACATGTGGGGCCCGGACGGCCAGGAGGCCGACACCCTCGCGGTGCTCCCGGACTCCTCCTACGCCGGTGTCTACCAGGTCGCGATCGACGACTGCCGCGCCAACGGCGCCTACGACCCGTCGACGATGGGCTCGGTCCCGAACGTCGGCCTCATGGCGCAGAAGGCCGAGGAGTACGGCTCCCACGACAAGACCTTCGAGATCGCGACCACCGGCACGGTCCGCCTCGTCGACCAGGCCGGCGACGTGGTGATCGAGCAGACGGTCTCCGCCGGCGACATCTTCCGCGCCTGCCAGACCAAGGACGCCCCGATCCGCGACTGGGTGAAGCTGGCCGTCACGCGTGCCCGCGCCACCGGCGACCCGGCCGTCTTCTGGCTGGACGAGACCCGCGCGCACGACGCCAACCTGATCGCCAAGGTCAACGCGTACCTGCCGGAGCACGACACCGAGGGCCTGGACATCCGGATCCTCGCCCCGGTCGAGGCCACCAAGCTGTCGGTGGAGCGCATCCGCCGCGGCGAGAACACCATCTCGGTGACCGGCAACGTGCTGCGTGACTACCTCACCGACCTCTTCCCGATCCTGGAGCTGGGCACCAGCGCCAAGATGCTGTCTGTCGTCCCGCTGATGGCGGGCGGCGGCCTCTTCGAGACGGGCGCCGGCGGCTCCGCCCCGAAGCACGTCCAGCAGCTGGTCAAGGAGGACTACCTCCGCTGGGACTCCCTGGGTGAGTTCTTCGCCCTGGTCCCGTCCCTGGAGCAGTACGCCGAGGCCACCGGCAACACCCGCGCCAAGGTCCTCGCCGACACCCTCGACCGCGCCACGGCGACCTTCCTCAACGAGGACAAGTCCCCGTCGCGTCGCGTCGGCGGCATCGACAACCGCGGCAGCCACTTCTACCTGTCCCTGTACTGGGCGCAGGAGCTGGCCGCCCAGACCGACGACGCCGACCTGGCCAAGGCCTTCGCCCCGCTCGCCGAGACGCTCACCGCGAACGAGCAGACCATCGTCGACGAACTGATCGCCGTCCAGGGCAAGCCCGCCGACATCGGCGGCTACTACCAGCCCGACCCGGCCAAGGCCGCCGCGGTGATGCGCCCGTCGGCGACCTGGAACGAGGCGCTGGCGAACTTCGCCTGA
- a CDS encoding alpha/beta hydrolase, with amino-acid sequence MSDTTGPRPVLEPAARAFAEATANPPYLFDLAPAEGRKAVDDVQSGDTAKPAVDEEWVTVPGGPTGEVRARVVRPAGAQGVLPVIIYIHGAGWVFGNAHTHDRLVRELAVGARAAVVFPEYDLSPEARYPVAIEQNYAVARWVVTEGAGHYLDATRIAVAGDSVGGNMSAALTLMAKERGDVPLVQQVLFYPVTDANFDTGSYRRFATGYFLRQDGMRWFWDQYTTDERERAEITASPLRATTEQLKGLPPALVITAEADVLRDEGEAYANKLREAGVPVTAVRYQGIIHDFVMLDALRETHAAEAAIGQAISTLRTALGTS; translated from the coding sequence ATGTCCGACACCACCGGCCCCCGCCCCGTCCTGGAGCCCGCCGCCCGGGCCTTCGCCGAGGCGACCGCGAATCCGCCGTACCTGTTCGACCTGGCGCCGGCCGAGGGCCGCAAGGCGGTCGACGACGTGCAGTCCGGCGACACCGCCAAGCCCGCCGTGGACGAGGAGTGGGTGACCGTGCCGGGCGGGCCCACCGGCGAGGTCAGGGCCCGTGTCGTCCGGCCCGCGGGCGCCCAGGGCGTGCTCCCGGTGATCATCTACATCCATGGCGCGGGCTGGGTCTTCGGCAACGCCCACACCCACGACCGCCTGGTGCGCGAGCTGGCCGTGGGCGCGCGGGCCGCGGTGGTCTTCCCCGAGTACGACCTCTCGCCCGAGGCCCGTTACCCCGTCGCCATCGAGCAGAACTACGCCGTGGCCCGCTGGGTCGTCACCGAGGGCGCCGGGCACTATCTGGACGCGACCCGCATCGCGGTCGCCGGCGACTCCGTCGGCGGCAACATGAGTGCCGCGCTGACCCTGATGGCGAAGGAGCGCGGTGACGTCCCGCTGGTCCAGCAGGTCCTCTTCTACCCGGTGACCGACGCGAACTTCGACACCGGCTCCTACCGTCGGTTCGCCACCGGCTACTTCCTGCGGCAGGACGGCATGCGGTGGTTCTGGGACCAGTACACGACCGACGAGCGCGAACGCGCCGAGATCACGGCCTCACCGCTGCGGGCCACCACCGAGCAGCTCAAGGGGCTGCCCCCGGCGCTCGTCATCACCGCCGAGGCCGACGTGCTGCGCGACGAGGGCGAGGCGTACGCGAACAAGCTGCGGGAGGCCGGGGTGCCGGTCACCGCCGTGCGCTACCAGGGCATCATCCACGACTTCGTGATGCTCGACGCCCTGCGGGAGACGCACGCCGCCGAGGCCGCCATCGGGCAGGCGATCAGTACCTTGCGTACGGCCCTCGGTACGAGCTGA
- a CDS encoding non-ribosomal peptide synthetase has translation MSASLSDPLPDEIPQGPEPGGAPRVLGGFGDPGARCHALRVRWERSPHTAERSETWTEDLPVPAADPRAERRRATELARPSDGVRRVLLRYSDGRSDLIVVAPRERWGRGALHRLADGRPVPPSEATPAPRASTRPPAAPAWGLGGGDGPTSSSVLLTLEDEAGDEASWLTALDVTLRRYDPETEPVIGTDHGTFTIEPAHTLGELKPSPATGPALAGLLFEGTGGTEFPGEGEGERGAARVAGAGDETAFETEYVPCLAPPFPLTLSVFRDSGGLRLRCDHLGSHFSSEIAAQFVRHLAHVHGQVLRSPQTPVDDVELLDEAERARTAALGRPTRTLVTTEESIPEAVARAAAATPDAIAVTDGAAGLTYRRLEEQADLLARGMRARGVVGGDRVGVCLERSAELVVVLLAVLKAGATYVPVDPAYPKDRIAHTAQDAELGVVVTRLPEFPAVPGCVALTPDELLDAATSGTDDTPLPFPSSDTAAYVIYTSGSTGRPKGVVVPHSNVIALIDATRDEYGFGASDVWTWFHSSAFDLSVWEIWGCLVTGGRVVVVPYFVSREPDSFRDLLVAEKVTVLSQTPSAFAQLLRVDHSDVSVRLVVFGGEPLDARMLLPWFDRHPESVCRMVNMFGITETTVHVTEQTLTRKLALAATRSVGPALPGWHLYVTDPAGRLLPPGVAGEICVGGVGVALGYLGRPDLTAQRFVPDPFTGGIMYRSGDLGRLRPDGRLEHLGRIDSQVKIRGFRIELDEIRSVLLEDPDVRTAAVVVRRVDPADAATARIDAYVVLSAGGDPRAVRERAAGILPDHMLPATVTSLDALPLTANGKLDAQRLPAPAAPLSPARDTVPGAGDADLTERLREIWSEVLGVPVGLDDDFFGLGGNSLFAVRIGAALRAQGLPSLRLKELYRHPTIRETVNSLVTSDS, from the coding sequence TTGTCCGCCTCTCTGTCCGACCCCCTCCCCGACGAGATCCCCCAGGGTCCCGAGCCCGGCGGCGCCCCGCGCGTCCTCGGCGGTTTCGGTGACCCCGGCGCCCGCTGCCACGCGCTTCGCGTCCGCTGGGAGCGCTCCCCCCACACCGCCGAGCGGTCGGAGACATGGACCGAGGACCTCCCCGTACCGGCGGCCGACCCACGCGCCGAACGCCGCCGCGCCACCGAACTCGCGCGACCGTCCGACGGCGTGCGCCGGGTGCTCCTCCGCTACAGCGACGGCCGGTCCGACCTGATCGTCGTCGCCCCGCGCGAGCGATGGGGCCGCGGGGCCCTCCACCGGCTCGCCGACGGGCGGCCCGTCCCACCGAGCGAGGCCACCCCCGCACCCCGGGCGTCCACCCGCCCGCCCGCCGCGCCCGCCTGGGGGCTGGGCGGCGGCGACGGCCCCACCTCCTCGTCCGTCCTCCTCACCCTGGAGGACGAGGCGGGCGACGAGGCCAGTTGGCTGACGGCGCTCGACGTCACCCTGCGCCGGTACGATCCCGAGACCGAGCCCGTCATCGGCACCGACCACGGCACCTTCACCATCGAACCCGCCCACACGCTCGGCGAGCTGAAGCCCTCCCCCGCCACGGGCCCCGCACTGGCGGGCCTGCTCTTCGAGGGCACCGGCGGCACGGAGTTTCCCGGCGAGGGCGAGGGCGAACGCGGAGCCGCGAGGGTGGCCGGAGCCGGGGACGAAACCGCCTTCGAGACCGAGTACGTGCCCTGCCTCGCTCCGCCGTTCCCGCTCACCCTCTCGGTCTTCCGGGACTCCGGTGGCCTACGGCTGCGCTGCGACCACCTGGGCAGCCACTTCTCCTCGGAGATCGCCGCGCAGTTCGTACGGCACCTCGCCCACGTACACGGGCAGGTCCTGCGCTCCCCGCAGACCCCGGTCGACGACGTCGAGCTCCTCGACGAGGCCGAACGCGCCCGCACCGCGGCGCTCGGTCGGCCGACCCGCACCCTGGTGACCACTGAGGAGAGCATCCCCGAGGCGGTCGCCCGCGCGGCGGCGGCGACACCCGACGCCATCGCCGTGACCGACGGGGCGGCGGGCCTGACCTATCGCCGACTCGAGGAACAGGCCGACCTGTTGGCCCGCGGCATGCGGGCCCGTGGAGTCGTCGGCGGCGACCGTGTGGGCGTGTGCCTGGAGCGCTCCGCCGAACTCGTCGTCGTCCTGCTCGCCGTGCTGAAGGCCGGCGCGACCTACGTCCCCGTCGACCCCGCCTACCCGAAGGACCGGATCGCCCACACGGCGCAGGACGCCGAGCTGGGTGTGGTGGTCACCCGGCTGCCGGAGTTTCCGGCGGTGCCGGGCTGTGTGGCGCTGACCCCGGACGAGTTGCTGGACGCCGCGACGTCCGGGACGGACGACACGCCGCTCCCGTTCCCCTCCTCCGACACCGCCGCCTACGTCATCTACACCTCCGGCTCCACCGGCCGCCCCAAGGGTGTCGTCGTACCGCACAGCAATGTGATCGCCCTGATCGACGCGACGCGCGACGAGTACGGGTTCGGCGCCTCGGATGTGTGGACCTGGTTCCACTCCAGCGCCTTCGACCTGTCGGTGTGGGAGATCTGGGGCTGCCTCGTGACGGGCGGACGGGTGGTCGTGGTGCCGTACTTCGTCTCCCGCGAACCCGACAGCTTCCGCGACCTGCTCGTCGCCGAGAAGGTCACCGTGCTCAGCCAGACCCCGTCGGCCTTCGCCCAACTCCTGCGCGTCGACCACAGCGACGTGTCCGTCCGGCTCGTCGTCTTCGGCGGCGAACCGCTCGACGCGCGCATGCTGCTGCCCTGGTTCGACCGGCACCCCGAGTCGGTGTGCCGGATGGTGAACATGTTCGGCATCACCGAGACGACGGTCCACGTCACCGAGCAGACCCTCACCCGGAAACTGGCCCTGGCCGCCACCCGCTCCGTCGGGCCCGCCCTGCCCGGCTGGCACCTGTACGTGACGGACCCGGCCGGACGACTGCTGCCGCCCGGAGTGGCCGGCGAGATCTGCGTCGGCGGCGTCGGAGTCGCGCTCGGCTATCTGGGCCGGCCGGACCTGACCGCGCAGCGGTTCGTACCGGACCCGTTCACCGGCGGCATCATGTACCGCAGCGGCGATCTGGGACGCCTCCGCCCGGACGGCCGTCTCGAACACCTCGGGCGCATCGACAGCCAGGTGAAGATCCGCGGCTTCCGCATCGAGCTGGACGAGATCCGCTCGGTCCTGCTGGAGGACCCGGACGTGCGGACGGCCGCCGTCGTCGTGCGCCGCGTCGATCCGGCCGATGCCGCCACAGCCAGGATCGACGCGTACGTGGTCCTGTCGGCCGGGGGCGACCCTCGCGCCGTCCGCGAGCGGGCCGCGGGCATCCTGCCCGACCACATGCTCCCCGCCACGGTCACCTCCCTGGACGCGCTCCCGCTGACGGCCAACGGAAAGCTCGACGCGCAGCGGCTCCCCGCACCGGCGGCGCCCCTCTCACCGGCGCGGGACACTGTCCCCGGCGCGGGCGACGCCGACCTCACCGAACGGCTGCGGGAGATCTGGAGCGAGGTGCTGGGCGTGCCGGTCGGCCTGGACGACGACTTCTTCGGCCTGGGCGGCAACTCCCTGTTCGCCGTCCGCATAGGCGCGGCCCTGCGCGCGCAGGGCCTGCCGTCGCTGCGGCTGAAGGAGCTGTACCGTCATCCGACCATCCGGGAAACCGTCAACAGCCTCGTGACCTCGGACAGCTGA
- a CDS encoding ABC transporter ATP-binding protein, translating into MSMETTAWTQLQGMMNARHNNRPLARTTLRRVGVFARPHRRRIAQFVALSVVTALLAVLTPVLAGHVVNVIVSDGDETLVVRLAVLIALIALVEAALGLLGRRLSATLGEGLILDLRTAVFDHVQRMPVAFFTRTRTGALVSRLNNDVIGAQRAFSNTLSGVVSNVVTLLLTLAVMLTLSWQITLLSLVLLPVFVVPARRMGSRMARLQREAADLNAAMGTRMTERFSAPGATLVKLFGRPADESAEFAERARRVRDIGVRTAMAQSAFITALTLVSALALALVYGLGGWFALRGTLEAGAVVSLALLLTRLYAPLTALAGARVEIMSALVSFERVFEVLDLKPLIDEKPDAREVPEGPVSVEFDDVRFGYPSADKVSLASLEEVASLDTRGGTEVLHGVSFRAEPGQTIALVGSSGAGKSTVAQLLPRLYDTDAGAVRIGGVDVRELSAESLRGTLGMVTQDGHLFHDTVRANLLLARPDATDDDLWEVLRRARLDDLVHALPDGLDTVVGERGYRLSGGERQRMTIARLLLARQRVVILDEATAHLDNTSEAAVQEALAEALHGRTAVVIAHRLSTVRTADLILVVEAGRIVERGTHETLLAAGGRYAELYRTQFGKAAGALTEAAPVGGTVA; encoded by the coding sequence ATGAGTATGGAGACCACCGCCTGGACCCAGTTGCAGGGCATGATGAACGCCCGGCACAACAACCGTCCTCTCGCCCGTACGACCCTGCGCCGCGTCGGCGTGTTCGCCCGTCCACATCGTCGCCGTATCGCACAGTTCGTGGCGCTCAGCGTGGTGACCGCGCTGCTCGCCGTCCTGACGCCGGTGCTCGCGGGGCACGTCGTCAACGTGATCGTGTCGGACGGGGACGAGACACTCGTCGTCCGCCTTGCCGTGCTCATCGCGCTCATCGCCCTCGTCGAAGCCGCCCTCGGCCTGCTGGGCCGGAGGCTTTCGGCGACGCTCGGCGAGGGACTCATCCTCGATCTCCGTACGGCCGTCTTCGATCATGTGCAGCGCATGCCGGTCGCGTTCTTCACACGTACCCGTACGGGAGCGCTGGTCAGCCGACTCAACAACGACGTGATCGGCGCGCAACGGGCGTTCAGCAACACCCTGTCGGGAGTCGTCAGCAACGTCGTGACGCTGCTGCTCACGCTGGCCGTGATGCTCACCCTGTCCTGGCAGATCACCCTGCTCTCGCTCGTCCTTCTGCCGGTGTTCGTCGTCCCCGCGCGGCGGATGGGCAGCCGGATGGCCCGGCTCCAGCGGGAGGCGGCCGACCTCAACGCGGCCATGGGCACCCGGATGACCGAGCGCTTCTCGGCGCCCGGCGCAACCCTCGTCAAGCTCTTCGGGCGGCCGGCCGACGAGTCCGCGGAGTTCGCCGAACGGGCCCGCCGGGTGCGGGACATCGGGGTCCGTACGGCGATGGCGCAGTCCGCGTTCATCACCGCGCTCACCCTCGTCTCTGCCCTCGCGCTCGCCCTGGTGTACGGCCTCGGCGGCTGGTTCGCGCTGCGCGGCACCCTGGAGGCCGGTGCCGTGGTGTCCCTCGCACTGCTGCTGACCCGTCTGTACGCGCCGCTCACCGCCCTGGCCGGGGCGCGCGTCGAGATCATGAGCGCCCTGGTCAGCTTCGAGCGGGTCTTCGAGGTGCTCGACCTGAAACCGCTCATCGACGAGAAACCGGACGCCCGAGAGGTGCCCGAAGGGCCGGTCTCCGTGGAGTTCGACGACGTCCGCTTCGGCTACCCGTCCGCCGACAAGGTCTCCCTCGCCTCCCTGGAGGAGGTCGCCTCCCTCGACACCCGGGGCGGCACCGAGGTCCTGCACGGCGTCTCCTTCCGCGCCGAACCCGGCCAGACGATCGCCCTCGTCGGCTCCTCCGGCGCCGGCAAGTCGACCGTCGCCCAACTCCTGCCCCGGCTCTACGACACCGACGCGGGCGCCGTCCGCATCGGCGGCGTCGACGTGCGCGAGCTGAGCGCCGAGTCGCTGCGCGGCACCCTCGGCATGGTCACCCAGGACGGCCACCTCTTCCACGACACGGTCCGCGCCAACCTGCTGCTGGCCCGCCCCGACGCCACGGACGACGATCTGTGGGAGGTGCTGCGCCGGGCACGCCTGGACGACCTCGTGCACGCCCTGCCCGACGGCCTCGACACCGTCGTCGGCGAACGCGGCTACCGGCTCTCCGGCGGCGAACGTCAGCGCATGACCATCGCCCGGCTGCTGCTGGCCCGCCAGCGCGTGGTCATCCTCGACGAGGCCACCGCGCACCTCGACAACACCTCCGAGGCCGCCGTCCAGGAGGCCCTCGCGGAGGCACTGCACGGGCGGACCGCGGTGGTCATCGCCCACCGTCTGTCGACCGTACGCACGGCCGACCTGATCCTCGTCGTCGAGGCGGGCCGGATCGTCGAGCGCGGCACCCACGAGACCCTGCTGGCGGCGGGCGGCCGGTACGCGGAGCTGTACCGCACCCAGTTCGGGAAGGCGGCCGGGGCCCTGACGGAGGCCGCACCCGTGGGCGGGACGGTGGCATAG